The following proteins come from a genomic window of Micromonospora echinofusca:
- a CDS encoding endo-1,4-beta-xylanase, translating into MRAPWTRRRRLLPGLLALACLATVAVAAAVPLSTPSARAADPVPVLDATFEDGTTQGFRPRAGETVAVSTAVAHGGTRSLLTSGRTASWQGPAIDLLDEMVEGTRYTLTVWVRLAAGESPGQVRLSVQRDSGGTSAYDQVVGDTAVTADAWVRLSGTYVLAHDVDGLSAYVETAGGTAGLHLDDFTMAYQPTRPVQTDIPALREVLATDFPIGAAIGNRQIIGDQAVLLRRHFDTVTPGNALKWDATQPTEGAFRWADADTQVGFATGNGLSVRGHTLVWHQQTPAWVFTDTDGTPLTSDPADKALLLSRLEAHIRAVVGRYGDAIGVWDVANEVIDENQSDGLRRSRWYEISGLDYLRTAFRVAREVAPTAKLYINDYNTNVPAKRDKLRDLVTRLRAEGVPVDGVGHQMHVNVQWPSIAETEAMLQAFIPLGVEQQVTEMDVSIYVANDESFPTPPADRLLTQAYRYRDLFALYRRYADELTSVTLWGLADDDTWLDTFPVARKDAPLLFDTELQAKSAYWGIVDPTRIDPTPTPTASPTASPTATPTTGLDTCRATYTVTNQWPGGFQASLRITNTGVAAHDGWTVRWRFPDGQLVSQLWNGTVRQDGPEVTVTPTSWNSALPAGGTVEFGFLAGWKTSNNRPVGFTLDGLTCTTG; encoded by the coding sequence ATGCGCGCTCCCTGGACGCGCCGTCGCCGCCTCCTGCCGGGGCTGCTGGCCCTGGCCTGCCTCGCCACCGTCGCCGTGGCCGCCGCCGTTCCACTGTCCACTCCCTCCGCCCGCGCCGCCGACCCCGTCCCGGTCCTCGACGCCACCTTCGAGGACGGCACCACCCAGGGCTTCCGGCCCCGGGCCGGTGAGACCGTCGCGGTCAGCACCGCCGTCGCCCACGGCGGCACCCGCAGCCTGCTCACCTCCGGCCGCACCGCGAGTTGGCAGGGCCCCGCCATCGACCTGCTCGACGAGATGGTCGAGGGAACCCGCTACACGCTGACGGTGTGGGTCCGGCTCGCCGCCGGCGAGTCGCCCGGCCAGGTCCGGCTCAGCGTGCAACGCGACTCCGGCGGCACCTCCGCCTACGACCAGGTGGTGGGTGACACCGCGGTCACCGCCGACGCCTGGGTCCGGCTCAGTGGCACGTACGTGCTCGCCCACGACGTGGACGGGCTGTCGGCGTACGTGGAGACCGCCGGCGGCACCGCCGGCCTGCACCTCGACGACTTCACCATGGCGTACCAGCCGACCAGGCCCGTGCAGACGGACATCCCGGCCCTGCGGGAGGTGCTGGCCACCGACTTCCCGATCGGGGCGGCGATCGGCAACCGGCAGATCATCGGCGACCAGGCGGTCCTGCTGCGCCGGCACTTCGACACGGTCACGCCCGGCAACGCGCTCAAGTGGGACGCGACCCAGCCGACCGAGGGCGCCTTCCGGTGGGCCGACGCCGACACGCAGGTCGGGTTCGCCACCGGCAACGGCCTGTCGGTACGCGGACACACCCTCGTCTGGCACCAGCAGACCCCGGCCTGGGTCTTCACCGACACCGACGGCACCCCGCTGACCTCGGACCCGGCCGACAAGGCCCTGCTGCTGTCCCGGCTGGAGGCGCACATCCGGGCGGTCGTCGGCCGCTACGGCGACGCCATCGGGGTCTGGGACGTCGCCAACGAGGTGATCGACGAGAACCAGTCCGACGGGCTGCGGCGCAGCCGCTGGTACGAGATCAGCGGGCTGGACTACCTGCGGACCGCGTTCCGGGTGGCCCGGGAGGTCGCGCCGACGGCCAAGCTCTACATCAACGACTACAACACCAACGTGCCGGCCAAGCGCGACAAGCTGCGCGACCTGGTGACCCGGCTGCGGGCGGAGGGGGTACCGGTCGACGGCGTCGGGCACCAGATGCACGTCAACGTCCAGTGGCCGTCCATCGCCGAGACCGAGGCCATGCTCCAGGCGTTCATCCCGCTCGGCGTGGAGCAACAGGTCACCGAGATGGACGTCAGCATCTACGTCGCCAACGACGAGTCCTTCCCCACCCCGCCGGCCGACCGGCTGCTGACCCAGGCGTACCGGTACCGGGACCTGTTCGCCCTCTACCGCCGCTACGCCGACGAACTGACCTCGGTGACCCTCTGGGGACTGGCGGACGACGACACCTGGCTGGACACCTTCCCGGTGGCCCGCAAGGACGCGCCGCTGCTGTTCGACACGGAACTCCAGGCGAAGTCGGCCTACTGGGGAATCGTCGACCCGACCCGCATCGATCCGACTCCGACGCCGACGGCCTCCCCCACGGCCTCCCCGACTGCCACGCCGACCACGGGGCTGGACACCTGCCGGGCGACGTACACCGTCACCAACCAGTGGCCGGGCGGCTTCCAGGCGAGCCTCAGGATCACCAACACCGGGGTGGCCGCGCACGACGGCTGGACCGTGCGCTGGCGGTTCCCGGACGGCCAGCTGGTCAGCCAGCTCTGGAACGGCACGGTCCGGCAGGACGGCCCGG